AAGCTCTTAGAGAAGTTCTGCATACACGATTTAGACGCTATAAGAAATAGCAAATTCAAAATAGCTAATCAAAATGCTTATAAATATCACTATGCCATCAAAATTTCAAACCAGAAATCAGATGTAACAACATCACACCTGTActgcatatttttttgaattttcagatTCACGCTTTGTCCGGGCAATGACATTTTCCATTTCTGCATAGCTGCGCAAAACCTTGTCCTTCATATCTTTGATCTCTTCATCTTTCGAGGTTAATAATTCATCCTTCTCAAAAACTAGCTTCACTAGATCCTCCTTTGACAGATCAAGATCTTCTGTACCTGAATCAGAAAATGCAGGTCATTTAGTTCATCACCTCCTGATAGACTGGGGACTTAAGTCTTTCAAACCTACTTCCAGGCGAACCACTGTCTTCCTTTGAAGCTTCACCATTCGATTCATGTGCAGTACTTTCCTGGTCTTTGGGTTCGTGTACCTCCTTATCATTTTGTTGAGGAGTAGAAGATGAAAAGCCAAACCTTTGAAAGATGTTGCTTGAGTATCTCAAGGGCTGATTCAACATATATGGAACCTGCTTGTCAGAGAGCATACAGCTCATATAAGTAAAAAAAGTAGTAGAAACAGAAACAGCCCAAAGACAGAAGATTACTATTGATAATTCAGGCGTTATCTAAACCAAATTAATAGTCTCCCattaagtgaaagtaataaagagATCATGTGCCTACAGACAGTTTAGGAGTCAATATGATAGATGTTAGTACTATGTGGAATAAGACATCAGAAAGTGAAAGTGGATTaataaattatactccctccgtccctaaatataagtctttgtagagatttcactatggactacctacggagcaaaatgagtgaatctacactctagaatgcatctacatacatccgtatgtggttcatagtggaatctctccaaagacttatatttagaaacggagggagtacatatgtaCATAGTCCAACATGAATTCTGAGAACAAAACCATCACAGCATATGTAGTATAAAGATTAGGATTTCGACTAGCTGTAAGAAAAAAGGATTTTGATCATTCATAATGAGATGGGGAGGAGAAACCAGGCTGCAGTGAAGGTCACAGAGTGAGCAGCCTGAAAGATGCTCTACCAAGATATAAGACCGCAGTATACATAGCGACATGCTGAGAGATCTCTGGCAGATGCTTGAGAGCAGAGCAGGTTAAATTTGTTTGTGGTGGCTGCTGCATGTTTACATCAGCCTAGTTTCTTATTCCCATCTTGCAACAAGTAGTCGATAGCATAAACATATACAACCCAATAACCCAAGATATGATGGATTCATTCTTTGGCTTTGTTTCAGACTATCTAGCATGTGCAAAATTTACTGGCGTGCAATCATTATTTCATCCTGTTAGACATGATAATCCATTTATTACCTTTGGTGAATTATGGACTCAAATTAGTTGTAGGCCATATTAATTTCTAACAATGCACAAACCAGAGTTAATTGACACAATATTCAGATCATGTTCTGACAAGGAAGCACATCATACTACTGCAGACATAAGTACAAGTACATGATAACTGGGATTCTGGAATCTATATATTTCCCAAAAAAAATGCGCATTCTAATAGTAGAAGTTAGGTCCCTTgcaggaaaatccccaactctataTTCAAATAACAATTCTGACAACATCCAAGGGTTTTATGGTCCAACACTCGGAAACATAACTCATAGACTATCATATCCAAAATCCCAACACTCCGCCAAAACCTAGACTTAGCATGATCTTATGACGAATCCAAAACCCAACCTCGCTTTGGAGCAAAACCGACACCTCCGCCAACCATCACTAGGAATAAATCCCTGAATTCCCCCCGACCAGAAACCACGGACGAAGAATAATCTGCAGCCGGAAACACCGAGCCTGGATGCCTATCCTCCGCatcctaaaaattccagaaatCCCCTACGAGATGCGACCCAACACACTAGAAGAACATCGAAGCTCAAACCGGCCGTAGAAACGGCCGAGAAAATCTCACCCTGGCGGGGCCGAAGGAAGAGGCGAGCGGGCGAGCGGCCACCGCCGCCACGCCGCCGAGCGGCCGCCTAGTAGCGGACGCCACCACCGCGGCGGCGCATTGCCTCGTGGCCCGCGCGAGGAGGCGCGCGGCTACCATCTCTGCGCTGCGCTAGAACCGGGAGCGGCGAGGGGTTTCCGACGGATTCGCGAGGCGGGCGCCGAGGAGGGGGCAGGGGGGAGGAGAGAGCCACAGAGGGATCGAAACGTCTGGAAGGGAATTGCGGCCAGCGGGGAAGGGAAGAGCGCCTAGGGATCGAAGCGAATGACCGCTATACCCTGTGAATACATCCCGAGACAGCGGTGGGGTGGCAGGGGTATTTGTGTCTTTTGAGGAGACGTTCGTGGGATCAACTTGTCGTCCAAGTAGGGTTTAAGGGTTTGAGCGGTTGGGTTATCTGAGCCGCTGACATTCTTGAGAACAAACAGAAGGGTTCCAGCTGACGTCGTATCTTTTCAATCTATATTGACTATTTTTCTTGATTTTATTTATATCAGCTATTTTTCTTTTCGTTTATTAGCACTTTACTTTGAGgaagtgtttggttcttttgtttgCATGGGAGGAAGTGTTTGGTTCGCCCACCTTTTTTAACACGCAACACCCGTACATACGCATATATATTTATCCATATGAATGTGCGCACACCTCTATAAACACATTTGATAGACTGAGCTGGCACATCATCTTGACATTGACGATGTCGCCATGGACGGCGACATAATCGACGAGAACATCTCCTCTCACTAAATGTGCATCATCAGAAGGcctgaaataaattcaaaaataatGCGACCGCCAATTTCAAATTTAGGACTTGAACCTCGGTGCGTTGGTTCCACCACATGGAACCTAACTATCTGAGTTATACTTAGTTCGTGGCTCGTGCACCATTAACGTAGATGGTAACAATATGAGAATACACCACATTGCACCGTTAACGTAGATGATAACGGTATGAGAATACACAACATTGCAACTGTAGTGAGACTATTGCCCGTTTTGTTTGGTTATCTCTGGTAATGGTAAGGCAAACAAGGCAACCAATCCAAAGATATTAGAAAACATACTACAACTAGGGGTGGCGTTGCATGATTCTCCTGATACGAATTCGTCGATCATGGATACCAAAGAGCCGAGAGAAGGTCTAACGATTGAAGGGGTCATTGACGGGAGCAACGTGTGGAGCAAGTAGAATTGTTGATAGCCAGTCGTTGCCGGATGCCACGAGGAAGATGTTGCAACACGAAATCTGGTGATGGCCCGCCGTCAGCATCTGTTGATGCTCGACGGATGAATGTTGTGTCCGGTCAACATAGCTACGAAGGAGATGAGGGGGGACGAAAGCGAGAAGAAGCTCGGGACGGAATCATTTAACGGCCATGGGTGGGTGTAACTGGTTTTGTAAAGCCCTATTATTTGATTCTTGGTACTTAATTTTGTCACATCTCAACCAAACACGAGTAGCGGGATCAGGTACCGTTGTAATCAGATACCAAAAAATCATGAAACAAATCCGCCCCGAACCAGCAGCGGTGTGTTGATTGTAGCGCAGAAATCAGTTGCTCCCTGGTGATCTGATCCGATTTAATATCGTAATCCCGAGTATGTCAATCCTTGGAGAAAAAATTCTAGCATGTAACATTTTGTCATTTGTCTTAACAAAATCATCAAATGTATGCAACATGGAAGGCGATGCTTGTAGCACCACACAAAAACTTGCAGCATGATCACAACATTTGGTTCGAAGCCTAAATCGATAAGGTAGGATAGCGTCACCTATACGGCTATACATATAATAATTGCATTAGGTGTGTTGACAAGAAAGTACGTATCTtgattgcaaggttgtttgagagagaataTTTTCAACCGACCGATTGGTACGAGGGAAAATGTTGATGTCCTACAATCTTATGTGCTTGGAAGACaaacaaagtctacaagaataaaaatGTGTGATAGAAATCAGGCGAGTCTAGATCACAAGTGATAGCCATGAGTAATGACCGCTAGCCTGGGTGAGAGGCCGGTGTGTCATAAAATGGTATCAAAGTCAACCCTCACAGTTACATGGACATGTGCAGGTAGGGTACGTACATGTGGCGCATGGCGCGTGTGGCCCATCGAGGCGCACCGCATGGCTGGATACATGGACGTGTGCTAAGAGAGAACGCTTCTTTTGGGCCGCGAGGGTGTCAGATCCTTTTAAGGGGGTTTCTAGTTAAATAGGGTTGATTAGTTTTTATTgatatagactactcatatcaataaggtgtATTTTTTTCGGAAGATCATCTCTAAAAAACCTCTAGGTTAAGCTACTTAATAGTCTTACAATTTAGACGTTCGTATTGATCTTCGTGCTTCAAGATTCAACTTCTGGCCGGAACACTTGCATTTCATTGATATTCATATCTAAAGGAAAGATAATAATCGATTGGATTGCCGAGTTTGGTCACTGTATTTGTATGAAGCCGGTGTGTTTTTCCTATCCAGCTAAAGCAGAACAACAATCGTTTTGGCATGAAATCAACTGATCACAAACTACATGTGACACCAGCATGCAGAATTCAGCTGTCTACCTTTCAGTCAGCTTATGCTGCTTCGATTTTTTGCCTGGTAACCTAACCTTTTGTGTGACACTAACTCGTTCTTTTCTGCCCTCAGCTGCAGCCGCTATATATGCAGTAGTAGGGGTATGTGCCCTTGAGACGAAGATCGCTGTGCTCGCAACAATCAAGGTGCGACAATGGGGAAACAACGCTCATCGCCATCGATGAGGAAGAAAGTTCAGAGGAAGCATGTTATGGAGCTGCTGCGTATCACCGCAAGGCCTCCGCAAGAACGCTGGAGCATCAGGGAAAGCGTGAACTTCAAGATTGCCCTAGGAAGGTATACCGAATACGATACAGATACTCAAATGCTCGTTCATAGAGATGCAGATTGCACCTTCACTTTTGTGGAGGAACAAGATTGTGCAGTGAACCTTTTGTAACTTGATACATTTTCTGTGCTTCGAGTGCCCAAACAGAGCTAACACAACGTCCATGGGTTTTTGGTGGCAATTACATCGTACAGGTTTGGTGAGGACTGGCCAAGAGTTGCACAGTTCGTCAGCACAAAGACTACCCACCAGGCATGTACTTCCACCCACCTTCAGTACTTCATAGTCTTAACAAAACATCAACTTATAGAGCAAATTTGCCCTTGCAACTTGAAACAGAGTTCAGTCATATGAACGCATGTAACGTGACTCCTCTGTTTTCTCAGATCAGTGTCTATGCTGAAGAATATTATTATCTTAAACATCCACGGACACAATCCAGGTGAAATAGAAGGGGGGGAAACCTTTTCATGAAGAACAGCTTCAGGCTTGTAACCTTTTTATGCGTATGAAATTTTGGAACAAAAGCAGATACAATCACTTTAATGACAGATCAAGCAACATTGTTCTACACCTATTCCATTTCCATCTTCTACTTCTACCTAACCTAGTGCCATTGCCCATGGGCATAGATTCTCAGTATATACACGCGTGCACATCGGTTAATACAATGCACCAGAGTGTCAAAAGATTATACAGAACGTTAATTTAGCAATGAGAAGGATCGCCACTTCTCCAAATGAATAATCAATGAGAGCACCAAACTAGATACCGACCCTACATGCCCAAGATTAGACAAAAATGCTCTCTACCCCTTCACCTACACTGTAGTAATTTTACAACAGCTGTGACAGATGATGACCGAgccagatctgaaaataaaatgtAAGCCGCAACAGAGCTTCAAACCTCTCGATTTTGACTGAGCCTGCAGCTTTTCCACGAGCTTTCTGACCTGCTCATCAGATCCACAGAGCTCATAACTCAGCCATGAGAATGTAGTCCTAGGGCCAATTTGGCACCAAGGCAGAAACAATTGCTTGAGCACTTCGCACTAGCTGCATCTGTCAAATAAGTGGTGAGTGCAGACGAATATTTGCTTCAACCTTCCGGTGAGGGCGGCCTACGGCCATATGGTGTGAAATGGGCGGTTTCCTGGCCAATTGATGTTGGTGTTCGAAGAAGAGGATTCCATCGATCAAAGATGATGCGTCCACCTCGGCCAATTCTCCCTCGGCACCGAAATGGTGGCACGGTGGCATCAATCTCAATAGGGGGGTCTGGTGGCAACTTGATACCCGCTGCCACCAACTTGTCAGGATCTAGCGGCCTTGTGAATAACAATACTGGCTCCTCAGGATCCTGTGTAATCGGGAAAACTGGTAAACAACCTTTTTATTGCAGTGGAACTGGTAAGCAGACTTGACAAATAAATTATCAGAACAATTAGTGACTCTACAGATTCATACATGCAAGTGGCTGAAGTTTATAAATAATTCAACATAGAATCAGGAACGAGACTAAAAAGAATAGAACACTAAAGTTCATCATCCAACAAATTTGTTGAAGCTGGAAGTATCATAAAGTACCCAAAAAAAGGGTTTCACACTTGTTACTCACTGAACATTATTTATTTTGTCCTCCTacctcctaaatactccctccgttccaaaataaacgTCGTGGTTTCACGCCACATatcttggaatggagggagtaccattCAAATAAAACTTAACTAAAAATCATAGGTTTAAAACTATCCCATTGCTTTGGCGTTGCCAGTAACTAGCAGCAATGGGCTGCTTGGTACCAGTTTGCTCAACTCACGTGGCTGATAACAAAAAAGAGGCAGTGATAGGAAGATGGAATACCCTTTTAAATACCCAGCCATTCTGCTGAGGCCTCCTTTTTAGCACCGGTAGCCCCGGCTCACGCTTTATACGCAATGTAGGGATTGCCAACTGCTTGTTATCAGGATACCGATGATGGAGAACAGGTTGCCGAAAATATGGCTCTTCAGTTGCGGTGTCATCTGAATCCGCATAATCATCATCACTTGACCCAAACCTGCTAGAAGCTTGCTGGAACCCTGACAGTGTAGTCCCATCGTCAACAAGCTGGGCCTCATGCTGAAGGAGAGAAAAGGGGAACGATAGAAATTAGGAGGGTGACAAGAATCAAATGAAACTGGAGCAAGGAAGGTAACAGACCAGAGCATCAAAACAAACTGTGTCGTAACATCAGTTAATGATAAATCCTTTACTGGATGAGAGTGCACCATAATATCAGGTAGAAATATATATTTAATTTACCCAATATTATCTGCTACATAATGGGCAGAATTAAATCACAAGTATATAGTGCGGGTAGTATTTGGTTCCATCACAGTGGCATTTTAACTATTTAAACCCATTCACCACTACCATGTGATGCAAATGGTGGCCTCTTATTTTCATTTGAGTGTTATGTTTCCTATAGAAGACAAGTAtacaagctactccctccgtttctaaatataagaccttttagagatttcaatacggactacatacggatgtatatagacacattttagagtgtacattaactaatttttgcttcgtatgtagtctgtATTGGAGTCTCTAAAaagccttatatttaggaacggagggagtatatgtaaaAGCGAATTCTGAACCGAAATGTATGATGGCCCATACCTTATATTGCATCTGAACGCGCTGAAGGTTGACCTCACATTCCATGACCTCCCGCTTTGTCTCTTCCCTCTGAAGAGTGTATATTATCAGTTAGAGGTTAAATTCAGTAACGCTGCCGCTATAAGATCAGTTTATGCATGAACTAACCTTAATTAGAGCCCCCATTAATGCCTTTGCTTGGTCCAAATTGCGCCGTACCTAATATAAATTTTAAGGTAGAGTTGTAAGCAGCAAAACACACAAAGAAAAAACATACAGCAAAAAGTTTGTAATCTAATAGCTAAAAAGCTGCAGCTAGCATATTATATTTCACCGAACGAAGGTGACAAGAAATGCAATTCAAATTTTTCAGATAAAGTTTTGCACAATGCTATGTGTTGGTAGACTTCGGAActatctactccctccatttcaaatactccctccgtccagaaatacttgtcatcaaaatggataaaaggggatgtatctagacgtattttagttctagatacatttctttttatccattttgatgacaagtattttcggacggagggagtataaggtaTATAGTTTTTGCAATCTCGTTCAAAGTATAAAGCATGCATGCAGAAATTTAAGGGTAAGCATGCATATTAACCAATCGGTACCAGGTCATTTCTCTAGTGNNNNNNNNNNNNNNNNNNNNNNNNNNNNNNNNNNNNNNNNNNNNNNNNNNNNNNNNNNNNNNNNNNNNNNNNNNNNNNNNNNNNNNNNNNNNNNNNNNNNNNNNNNNNNNNNNNNNNNNNNNNNNNNNNNNNNNNNNNNNNNNNNNNNNNNNNNNNNNNNNNNNNNNNNNNNNNNNNNNNNNNNNNNNNNNNNNNNNNNNNNNNNNNNNNNNNNNNNNNNNNNNNNNNNNNNNNNNNNNNNNNNNNNNNNNNNNNNNNNNNNNNNNNNNNNNNNNNNNNNNNNNNNNNNNNNACAACTTTGAAAAATGGACGGAGGGAGAATTGTTTAAGAACATAGCATGAGATGGCAGCAGCTATCCAAATCCCAAGAAACTGACAATACAAGCAGAAGAGAACGGTTAACCAATTATCCCATCATTTCAATTTCTCGCAAAACCAGGCGTCAAAAGTACAGTACTGTTTGCATTAACATAAAACTATTTACGAAAATCATGGATTTCCTTTTTTGGTCCCCTTTAAACAGTTGCGCGCAAGATTCTCATAACCATTAAAGGCAGATTATTCACATAGCAGCAAAGAAAAATCTTAGAGCAGAACTACTTTGACATGAGAAATGCTGACAAAGAAATCATTAGTAATTTGATCATGGAGGGAATCACATGATGTCATTTAATAAAATCATCATAGTCGGACAGTGTAATTATAAGCTTCCCCCGTGGTTAGATAACCAAAATTTCACACATTTATCAACTAAAGATAAAGATGTACAGGAACAGAGAGACACAATCGAAAAACTGACCACAACAAACTAAATGCAGCTTACCAGGCGGAGTTTTTCAAACGACTGGATATTATTTTCTCGTCTTTGCATCTGGAGAAGGAAGCAAATATTATGTATACGCAAGAGAAATATGATTGCAGGGAGGTGCTATTGAAAAAAAAAACGTTTCTCCAGTAATTGCTGTTCCCCGAAGGTAGGTGTTCAAACTAACTCTGGCCTAAAGCCACTCACCCTTCTTGTATGAAGACGATGGGCCTTTTCTCTTGGTCTGAATACATTATATGGGTTTGTATCATTCACCGGCGGAGGAGGCTTCAGAAAACCAAAAGTAAATTAGTCAATAGCAATCTAACAGAACCATAGTATGATAGACTGACATTTTCCCCAACAAAACTAGCTTGGCAAAAACTTTTCTATTGAGCACACTTGTTGGGCTGGTAGCTTACAAGTCCAACTATAAATCTTCATAGATAAGCCCTTAAAACTGCTTTGGGTGAATCCAGTTAAACCCCTAGAACAAATTACACTAAGGAACAGCAGTGGCTTTAGCTTTGTTGTGCAAGGAACCCAATGATTAACTGGCAAATTCACCTGGTTCCACTACATAACTATAAGTCAAAAATACAGCAAACTGAAGCATCTGCTTATGGGCAAATAAATTCCAGATGTGAAAGAATAGCCAAATCTTGCATAGATGTTGTGACTTCGTTTGGTTGGAGGAACAAAGGTGGATAGATTGGGGCCATCCAGCTTGGTTTCTTGATTGGATGAACAGGATGAAACAGTGAAGAGTAAAAGTTGGCTACCCTAGTCATACCATCCCTAAAACTGGTCAGAGGGATGAAATCAAAAAGACCCTGTCTGATCAAAATGCGTATGTGTCATGGCCATCGCTTTGGGCCTTACAGTCAGCCAGCAGCTGTGCAGCAAAATAGCAACCATACCATAACATTCCATATATTTGACGGGGAGCTTCATTCTGAGAGCATGCATGACTGCATGTAGTAGAAATAGCTCCTCAGATAGAAACGTAAGGCCGTCGGGACATCATAGCAAACTTATCTTACTTTGAACATGTACCTGGTACATGCTACTGCACCAAGAAGAACTAATATTCTTACGATTTGCAGCTGGTTTTCACTAATGAATCTAATTTAACTTGTGTAAACTCTCCTAGCAATCACCTATAGATACATCGATTGAAATAGCTTTAACATGATTACAAGTCTGGTGAGATGATTCAAGATATAGCATATACTGTGATAGATTATACACACAGAAGAAAAGAACATTTCACATCTGAATCTaggatatactccctctgtccagaaatacttgtcggagaaatgcataaaaatggttgtatctagaactaaaatacgtctagatatatccatttcttcgacaagtatttccggacggagggagtactatatcagTCGGTAGAAACAGTGTCCACATACAAAAGAAAATCTACCAACACCTGGAGCATTAAAACAATACAGAAACATCACGGTCAATCACTTCAAATAAAGTAAGCTAACCTGCAAACGCCGCAGAATAGGCTTTTGCCACCGTTCCCTCTAATAAAAGAAAGAAGCAGTAAGCATAACAAATGCAGCAAACATAATTAAGTCATGGTATCATTTTCTATGAGATTGAGAAATCTAAATAAAGTAGTACAAGAAAATCTCAGatatgcaaaataaataaatataaactGTGAGAAAACAAGGTTTGACAGATATTGACAGCAAGCCATGTTATAAGCATTTAAATAAAAGGTATAAGTTGATCGCTCGTAGTCTTGTATTAAGAAGACCATATGCTGTATTTTGACAGTGGAGACTACCTTAGCTCTCCAATAGTTATATACAGCTTGGAAAACAGCATACCGAACAGATAAATACTGCAAAGCCTGCACAGAGAAACAATTGGTAAGAAGACACTGTGTAGGAAACAACTGTACAACAAGACTGCaaaactaatgaaagggaaaacggGTCCCCTTCCAGGTACCTATGATAAGACAAAAGCCTAAACCAAACAAAAAATGCAATAAGTTTCCGTTAATAACTTTGTTGACATTTAATTGCAATGTCTTGAAATCCATCTAGATTAGTATCATATGTGATCTCCACACAAGCAGGTTTCAGCAATCATGAGCAAATTCTGATCAATATATTAACTGAGATGGAGTAAGGCATAGAGCCTGCAATGTAATGTATGAGCATAATAGCATAGCAATATATCCTTTTGCCTATCTTGTCAACAGGACCCGTGGACTATGGGCTGTGAGTCTTAAGTTAATTGCACTAGTAAATTATGCTCGCCCTTAAAAGATAGTAATGTGTTAATTTAACCCGTACAAGAAGTAATTGATACTAATAAATGACGCAAGCAGACATTGCTTACACCTTAGCTATTCTGCGCAtgcacatatatgttcatgccaacTAGAGAGACGCAGTACAACATTTACCCTCAGTACCAACATAAGACAACGGAGATGGACACATAAGGATACTGGAATTGTCAAGTTCATTTTTTTTATGACAACCAACAGATATAAAAAAAGGAGTAATTACAAATGTCATTTTTTAATGGAACAtggcaaagaaaaaaaaacaaggcTCGCGCGGATTACTCCCACCAAGTACCCTACTGCCACCAGCAAGATGTCTTACAGGGGTCTGCTACATACAGAGCATATGAAATTTACGAGCTATGAAGGTGTGTCTGACATGTATAGCAGCAAAGTGGTTAATACAATTCATATTTGATATTAAAAAGAAGTGTGTAACATGTGCTAAAGCTAGCATGAGGGGTCCTTAGGTAAAATGCCTTGATTCAACTGACATGGTAAGTTGGGATTTGTGCCATATAAAGTACGGTAAAAATAAACTGGCAATGTCTCAGAGTTAATAACGACGGTAACAGATAGGGAAGGTTTTTAGTAGGTTGACAAAGCTATACAGTTAAAACTTAGCATTATGTTATAATAACAAGTACAATCTCCATTGCAAAATGCTTCGCATATATGTCAGTGCATCAATTTTACAATTCCCTTGCTCCCATTTTAGCATAACATCCTAAAGCCATTGTGCAAGGTCTAGGCATGCTGCTTTACCTCCATAGCAACATCGAGCTGCAAGAGAACTGGAACAGGTCCTATGAAAGTTGGTGTTATGGCTCCTGCTCTTTCTCGAGCTTTGTGGTCCAAAATTTCCAACTTGAATAAGAGGACCTCCAACCTGTAATACGAGATTTCACTTAAAATGCAGCATAACATACTCACTCCATAAGGCAAAAATAATAAAATGGTAAATGTGTCATCTAAAGCTTGTTAAAATTACTGAGACAACCAAAATTTCATCAAAGGTCTGTTACTAAAAATATGACTGTGAACAGGATTCTGGACTCTTGATCTTTCATTCTAGATTCCAAAAGGTGCATGTTTAACTGTAACCAAAATGCAAACCATAACCAGTAGAGCGGTTTATTAGAtctgtagcattttcttacttttcAGAGTTAAGATTTTTCCGCTCATTGTTGTAGTCGTCAAGCCAGTCTTCATCTTCGTTATCCAAGTCATACTCAACAAATTCACCGATCTCAGCTCTGGCTGCATAGGGTAATCATTCTTAGAAATAGAGTCCATAAATAAAATATTGTCAACATAAAAGAACTACAATTCCATAATAGCAGTAAGAAATAAACCTCCTCTTCCTCGTATATAACATGATGGTTGTGCAAAGGTGCGAGTGTAATCCCTATCATAGGTCTCCACATCATCAAACTG
Above is a window of Triticum dicoccoides isolate Atlit2015 ecotype Zavitan chromosome 5B, WEW_v2.0, whole genome shotgun sequence DNA encoding:
- the LOC119308755 gene encoding grpE protein homolog 2, mitochondrial-like isoform X1; translation: MVAARLLARATRQCAAAVVASATRRPLGGVAAVAARPLASSFGPARVPYMLNQPLRYSSNIFQRFGFSSSTPQQNDKEVHEPKDQESTAHESNGEASKEDSGSPGSTEDLDLSKEDLVKLVFEKDELLTSKDEEIKDMKDKVLRSYAEMENVIARTKRESENSKKYAVQNFSKSLLDVADNLARASSVVKESFSKLDTSEDSSGAVPLLKTLLEGVDMTDKQLGEVFKKFGVERFDPLNEKFDPDKHFALFQIPDPSKPSGTVASVVKVGYMLHDRVLRPAEVGVTEGGPSEEPEEKSGGD
- the LOC119308755 gene encoding grpE protein homolog 2, mitochondrial-like isoform X2 yields the protein MVAARLLARATRQCAAAVVASATRRPLGGVAAVAARPLASSFGPARVPYMLNQPLRYSSNIFQRFGFSSSTPQQNDKEVHEPKDQESTAHESNGEASKEDSGTEDLDLSKEDLVKLVFEKDELLTSKDEEIKDMKDKVLRSYAEMENVIARTKRESENSKKYAVQNFSKSLLDVADNLARASSVVKESFSKLDTSEDSSGAVPLLKTLLEGVDMTDKQLGEVFKKFGVERFDPLNEKFDPDKHFALFQIPDPSKPSGTVASVVKVGYMLHDRVLRPAEVGVTEGGPSEEPEEKSGGD
- the LOC119308756 gene encoding enhancer of polycomb-like protein 1 translates to MSRLSFRPRPLDIHKKLPILKSARDFEDDDPTVAAFAAARVGVLLRHSGSELTAAAAATDGEGNSTPSKKNAQEIPTPQFDDVETYDRDYTRTFAQPSCYIRGRGARAEIGEFVEYDLDNEDEDWLDDYNNERKNLNSEKLEVLLFKLEILDHKARERAGAITPTFIGPVPVLLQLDVAMEALQYLSVRYAVFQAVYNYWRAKRERWQKPILRRLQPPPPVNDTNPYNVFRPREKAHRLHTRRMQRRENNIQSFEKLRLVRRNLDQAKALMGALIKREETKREVMECEVNLQRVQMQYKHEAQLVDDGTTLSGFQQASSRFGSSDDDYADSDDTATEEPYFRQPVLHHRYPDNKQLAIPTLRIKREPGLPVLKRRPQQNGWVFKRDPEEPVLLFTRPLDPDKLVAAGIKLPPDPPIEIDATVPPFRCRGRIGRGGRIIFDRWNPLLRTPTSIGQETAHFTPYGRRPPSPEG